A window from Littorina saxatilis isolate snail1 linkage group LG9, US_GU_Lsax_2.0, whole genome shotgun sequence encodes these proteins:
- the LOC138975488 gene encoding alpha-(1,3)-fucosyltransferase fut-1-like isoform X3 → MRRCRFPSSVSLFVFIVLSGLTLTFILSRQRYGALLRLDFPDDLIKAPRLMTTASSVSRTTRVAWRMFSNGDWGGASISYVDLERHEDGRKPTNEEQYQTSDDWPQFSKTYFPGAVPRSPFKPKVAIKWGFNTAAFLQRPHVKGHPNKMITWVVPPRNVPPLPEPVRLRVCPEMPCRLTTNATFQSQSAALLWNGQIMRSDPVVRSHPDQVFVFHNNEPQKPDWNHRPSFRKPNWRSNFNWTWTYRNDSDLKAFYGYIVKRRVPLKKNYTEIVARKSKQAVWMCSHCHTHGKREQLVAHLKKHMSVDVYGGCGPFKCPRNKDDSCFEMFNERYKFLFAFENAFCTDYISEKFFRYYESDMIVVARGSNEYERHIPPGTFINTNDFNSTRELAKHLNFLDAHPEEYIKILKKKDEYISLFEDWPIRNHAGQTTYMQYHFEAMGYCEICRRLWELDSYRKTIPDLLEWFDPGNCYLPPDVI, encoded by the exons ATGCGACGATGCCGCTTTCCATCAAGCGTGTCCCTCTTCGTTTTCATCGTCCTTTCGGGCCTAACTCTTACCTTCATACTTTCGAGACAACGTTATGGCGCACTTCTCAGACTGGACTTTCCCGATGACCTTATCAAAGCTCCGCGTCTTATGACTACGGCGAGTTCTGTTTCACGGACAACAAGAGTGGCATGGCGTATGTTCTCCAATGGAGACTGGGGTGGTGCGTCCATCAGCTATGTGGATTTGGAGCGGCACGAGGACGGTCGAAAACCAACAAATGAAGAGCAATACCAAACCAGTGATGACTGGCCTCAGTT TTCCAAAACGTATTTCCCGGGAGCTGTTCCAAGGAGCCCCTTCAAACCCAAAGTCGCCATCAAATGGGGATTCAACACAGCGGCCTTCCTTCAGCGTCCACACGTGAAAGGTCACCCCAATAAGATGATCACGTGGGTAGTGCCACCGCGCAACGTTCCTCCACTTCCGGAGCCAGTGCGCCTGCGCGTTTGCCCGGAAATGCCTTGTCGGCTAACGACGAACGCGACTTTTCAGAGCCAGAGCGCGGCGCTGTTGTGGAATGGACAAATCATGAGGTCGGACCCTGTTGTGCGGTCCCACCCTGACCAG GTGTTTGTGTTCCATAACAACGAACCACAAAAGCCGGACTGGAATCACAGACCTAGCTTTCGAAAGCCCAACTGGAGATCCAACTTTAACTGGACCTGGACATACAG GAACGACTCGGACCTAAAAGCGTTCTACGGCTACATCGTCAAACGACGAGTTCCACTCAAGAAGAACTACACAGAGATCGTAGCCAGGAAATCCAAGCAAGCAGTGTGGATGTGCAGTCACTGCCACACGCACGGCAAGCGGGAACAGCTCGTCGCCCATTTGAAGAAACACATGTCCGTGGATGTCTATGGAGGGTGCGGCCCCTTTAAATGCCCACGGAACAAGGACGATTCGTGCTTTGAAATGTTCAATGAGCGGTACAAGTTTCTTTTCGCCTTCGAGAACGCCTTTTGCACGGATTACATCTCTGAGAAGTTCTTCAGATACTACGAGTCCGACATGATCGTGGTGGCTCGAGGGAGCAATGAGTATGAG CGGCACATACCACCCGGAACCTTCATCAACACCAACGATTTCAACTCCACCCGGGAACTGGCAAAGCACCTCAATTTCCTCGACGCCCACCCTGAAGAGTACATCAAAATCCTCAAGAAAAAGGACGAGTATATATCGCTGTTCGAAGACTGGCCCATCCGAAACCATGCCGGGCAGACCACATACATGCAGTACCACTTTGAAGCCATGGGGTACTGTGAGATATGTCGAAGGTTGTGGGAGTTGGACTCTTACAGGAAAACCATACCTGATCTCTTGGAATGGTTTGATCCCGGTAACTGTTACTTGCCCCCTGACGTAATATAA